The following are encoded in a window of Tessaracoccus flavescens genomic DNA:
- a CDS encoding ABC transporter permease subunit: MPHRRARVNGSGRTDDQSWCGRHQGLSTEGCSNGAQPAADNGIELDAIAACFIGGAAVTGGVGTVGGAMVGGLVMAVMTNGMQLMGVPTSIQQIVKGLVLLLAVAFDIWNKRRAAAAKA, encoded by the coding sequence TTGCCGCACCGTCGCGCCCGCGTCAACGGGAGCGGCCGAACTGACGACCAAAGTTGGTGCGGACGGCACCAGGGTCTGAGCACCGAGGGGTGTTCGAACGGCGCCCAGCCCGCCGCAGATAACGGCATCGAACTCGATGCCATCGCCGCCTGTTTCATCGGTGGCGCGGCGGTCACCGGCGGTGTCGGCACCGTCGGCGGCGCGATGGTCGGCGGCCTCGTCATGGCCGTGATGACCAACGGCATGCAGCTGATGGGCGTCCCGACGTCCATCCAGCAGATCGTCAAGGGCCTCGTGCTTCTGCTCGCGGTCGCCTTCGACATCTGGAACAAGCGTCGGGCCGCTGCCGCAAAGGCCTGA
- a CDS encoding MFS transporter, translating into MSSTAPMPTTALASTKASKGKVFAWALWDWGTQPFASVITTFVFAVYLVSDAFGDPDERTKQLAWATAVAGIFIALLAPVLGQGSDRRGRRMFNLRWQTWALAIISAAMYFVAPSPEYFWLGAILLAGGNIVQEIANVNYYAAIDQVSTPRNVGRVSGLGWGLGYLGGITILLLIIVVRGSDFSASDVRIAMLICGAWTLLFTIPLFVTVKDKRPDHPVPSLGVIGSYRELIASIRRLWRTTPNTIFFLVASALFRDGLAGVFTFGGILAAVTFGFEFSEVVTFGVVANVVAGVATMLFGLLDDRIGPKKVIIFSLICLVLLGTGVFVFHDGGKPVFWALGLLMCLFVGPAQSASRSFLARLMPDGMSGEIFGLYATTGRAVSFLSPLLFGVGIIIGQAVLGSSEEGAQYWGILGIVVVLLLGLVVAIFVKQPPKAAELEATLEAD; encoded by the coding sequence GTGAGTTCCACCGCACCGATGCCGACCACCGCACTCGCCTCGACCAAGGCATCCAAGGGCAAGGTGTTCGCGTGGGCGTTGTGGGACTGGGGCACCCAGCCGTTCGCGAGCGTCATCACCACCTTCGTCTTCGCCGTCTACCTGGTCAGCGACGCCTTCGGGGATCCGGACGAGCGCACCAAGCAGCTGGCTTGGGCCACCGCCGTCGCGGGCATCTTCATCGCACTCCTCGCTCCTGTGCTCGGCCAGGGGTCGGACCGCAGGGGTCGGCGCATGTTCAATCTGCGCTGGCAGACGTGGGCCCTCGCGATCATCTCTGCCGCCATGTACTTCGTGGCGCCGTCCCCGGAGTACTTCTGGCTTGGCGCGATCCTGCTCGCAGGCGGCAACATCGTCCAGGAGATCGCCAACGTCAACTACTACGCAGCCATCGACCAGGTCTCGACCCCGCGCAACGTGGGAAGGGTCAGCGGCCTCGGCTGGGGCCTCGGCTATCTGGGCGGCATCACGATCCTGCTGCTGATCATCGTCGTCCGCGGGTCCGACTTCTCCGCCTCCGACGTTCGGATCGCGATGCTGATCTGTGGCGCATGGACGCTGCTGTTCACCATCCCGCTCTTCGTCACCGTGAAGGACAAGCGGCCCGATCATCCGGTCCCGTCGCTCGGTGTGATCGGCTCCTACCGGGAACTGATCGCCTCGATCCGGCGCCTGTGGCGCACCACCCCGAACACCATCTTCTTCCTCGTCGCCTCCGCCCTGTTCCGTGACGGCCTTGCCGGCGTGTTCACCTTCGGCGGCATTCTCGCGGCGGTCACCTTCGGCTTCGAGTTCAGCGAGGTCGTCACCTTCGGCGTCGTGGCCAACGTGGTCGCCGGGGTGGCGACCATGCTCTTCGGCCTGCTCGACGACCGGATCGGGCCGAAGAAGGTCATCATCTTCTCGCTCATCTGCCTCGTCCTGCTCGGCACCGGGGTGTTCGTCTTCCACGACGGCGGCAAGCCCGTCTTCTGGGCGCTCGGCCTTCTCATGTGCCTGTTCGTCGGCCCGGCCCAGTCGGCGAGCCGCAGCTTCCTGGCCCGCCTCATGCCCGACGGAATGAGCGGCGAGATCTTCGGGCTGTACGCGACGACGGGGCGGGCAGTGAGCTTCCTGTCACCGCTCCTGTTCGGCGTCGGGATCATCATCGGCCAGGCCGTCCTCGGCTCCTCCGAGGAGGGGGCCCAGTACTGGGGCATCCTCGGCATCGTCGTGGTCCTCCTGCTCGGGCTGGTCGTGGCGATCTTCGTGAAGCAGCCCCCGAAGGCCGCCGAGCTCGAAGCGACGCTCGAGGCGGACTGA
- a CDS encoding DUF6458 family protein → MRIGSSIALIVIGAILAFAINAEVPYISLDLIGYILIAAGVIGLIWSLLASNRSRVSVSRTVQDPNTGETVRRTETRDGI, encoded by the coding sequence ATGCGCATCGGCTCTTCCATCGCGCTGATCGTCATCGGCGCCATCCTGGCCTTTGCCATCAATGCCGAGGTTCCCTACATCAGCCTCGACCTGATCGGCTACATCCTGATCGCGGCCGGAGTCATCGGCCTGATCTGGTCCCTGCTGGCTTCCAACCGCAGCCGGGTCTCCGTGTCCAGGACCGTTCAGGACCCCAACACCGGCGAGACCGTCCGCCGCACGGAGACGCGCGACGGCATCTGA
- a CDS encoding citrate synthase, translating into MTDSGVLKYGEHELDLPVVEATQGNDGLDISKLLATTGVTTLDPGFVNTASCVSSITFIDGDKGVLQYRGYPIEQLAEKATFIEVAYLLIYGELPTQAELEEFNDKIARRMLLDERMRELFRAFPRGAHPMQVLAAGVTALGSFNRETLDVHNAEQVEEASLRLLGAMPTLAAYAYKSSIGAPFLYPRNALGYVENYLRLSFGTPQEEYEIDPDVVRAFETLFILHADHEQNASTSTVRLVGSADANIYASMASGVHALSGPLHGGANQAVLEMLREISKEGLDIKDFVAQVKDKKSGVKLMGFGHRVYKNYDPRAKIIKGHADQLLRNSGTSNHLLDMALELEETALHDDYFIERKLYPNVDFYTGLIYEAMGFPSQHFTALFALGRLPGWIAQWREQHAEEGRKIGRPRQIYVGPAERSYVPINER; encoded by the coding sequence ATGACCGATAGCGGAGTCCTCAAGTACGGGGAACACGAGCTCGACCTGCCGGTCGTGGAAGCCACGCAGGGCAACGATGGGCTCGACATCAGCAAGCTGCTCGCCACCACAGGCGTCACGACGCTGGACCCGGGCTTCGTCAACACCGCTTCGTGCGTGTCCTCGATCACCTTCATCGACGGTGACAAGGGCGTTCTGCAGTACCGCGGCTACCCGATCGAGCAGCTCGCCGAGAAGGCGACGTTCATCGAGGTTGCCTACCTGTTGATCTACGGGGAGCTGCCGACCCAGGCGGAGCTCGAGGAGTTCAACGACAAGATCGCACGCCGCATGCTGCTCGACGAGCGCATGCGTGAGCTGTTCCGCGCCTTCCCGCGCGGCGCGCACCCGATGCAGGTGCTCGCTGCCGGCGTGACCGCGCTCGGCTCCTTCAACCGTGAAACCCTCGACGTGCACAACGCCGAGCAGGTCGAGGAGGCCAGCCTGCGCCTCCTCGGTGCCATGCCGACCCTCGCGGCCTACGCGTACAAGTCGTCCATCGGCGCCCCCTTCCTGTACCCGCGCAACGCGCTCGGCTACGTGGAGAACTACCTGCGTCTGTCCTTCGGCACGCCGCAGGAGGAGTACGAGATCGATCCCGATGTCGTCCGCGCGTTCGAGACGCTGTTCATCCTGCACGCCGACCACGAGCAGAACGCCTCCACGTCGACGGTGCGTCTCGTCGGTTCCGCCGATGCGAACATCTACGCGTCGATGGCGTCAGGCGTCCACGCGCTCTCGGGCCCGCTGCACGGCGGCGCCAACCAGGCCGTCCTCGAGATGCTGCGTGAGATCTCCAAGGAGGGCCTCGACATCAAGGACTTCGTTGCCCAGGTCAAGGACAAGAAGTCCGGCGTGAAGCTGATGGGCTTCGGCCACCGCGTGTACAAGAACTACGACCCGCGCGCCAAGATCATCAAGGGTCACGCCGACCAGTTGCTGCGCAACTCCGGAACCTCCAACCACCTGCTCGACATGGCGCTCGAGCTGGAGGAGACGGCGCTGCACGATGACTACTTCATCGAGCGCAAGCTGTACCCGAACGTCGACTTCTACACGGGCCTGATCTACGAGGCGATGGGCTTCCCGTCGCAGCACTTCACCGCGCTGTTCGCCCTCGGTCGCCTCCCCGGCTGGATCGCCCAGTGGCGCGAGCAGCACGCAGAGGAGGGCCGCAAGATCGGGCGTCCGCGCCAGATCTACGTCGGTCCCGCAGAGCGCAGCTACGTGCCGATCAACGAGCGCTGA
- a CDS encoding alpha/beta fold hydrolase, with protein MLDQTFDIEGLEIQVLASDPGPDPTTFVLVHGIGVAASYFRPLAEELSRHGRVIAVNLPGFGPTKDPDRTVRISQHARVTREAVTRVGAGQAVWVGHSMGTQVVVEAVAQDPTIASRVVLLSPVVNRAERGALTLARRFTVSAARESVPSAMASVKALLGGGLGSFFRAFPIMLDYPIEERICAIDVPTLLVTGELDETAPRSWLDELAEACPGETHVDVVGHASHQAMYTRPAVVADLIVKG; from the coding sequence GTGCTAGACCAGACGTTCGACATCGAGGGCCTCGAGATCCAGGTCCTCGCCTCCGATCCCGGACCGGACCCGACCACCTTCGTCCTCGTCCACGGGATCGGCGTCGCCGCGTCCTACTTCAGGCCGCTCGCTGAGGAGCTGAGCCGCCACGGTCGCGTGATCGCGGTCAACCTGCCCGGCTTCGGGCCGACGAAGGATCCGGACCGCACCGTCAGGATCTCCCAGCACGCGAGGGTGACCCGCGAGGCCGTGACCCGGGTGGGCGCCGGACAGGCGGTCTGGGTCGGCCACTCCATGGGCACGCAGGTCGTCGTCGAGGCCGTCGCCCAGGACCCGACGATCGCGTCGCGGGTCGTGCTGCTCTCCCCCGTCGTGAACCGGGCGGAGCGCGGGGCGCTCACGCTGGCCCGCCGCTTCACCGTGTCGGCGGCCCGCGAGTCGGTCCCGTCGGCGATGGCGTCGGTCAAGGCGCTCCTCGGTGGCGGGCTCGGCTCGTTCTTCCGTGCCTTCCCGATCATGCTCGACTACCCGATCGAGGAACGCATCTGCGCGATCGACGTGCCTACCTTGCTGGTCACCGGCGAGCTGGACGAGACGGCTCCGCGGTCCTGGCTCGACGAACTCGCCGAGGCCTGCCCGGGTGAGACGCACGTCGACGTCGTCGGGCACGCGTCGCACCAGGCGATGTACACGCGACCGGCGGTCGTCGCCGATCTGATTGTGAAGGGCTAG
- a CDS encoding esterase/lipase family protein, giving the protein MGVTERLRQAIGGAADWLIGVRDVALAALPWTDAGNSDQVGSCADLPLVILPGILENPRYLRPLIAFLRAEGHPVTIVRSLGWNLSELGSSVDRAFAELAAADVQGAVILAHSKGGLIGKAMLLDPRSDSVLRGMIAVATPFNGSVLWKRAQASAAVKRSPLGLFHPEHVDLARLALEQGINDKIVSLAPRYDQVVPGGSRLEGAVNATLPVAGHFRSVRDRESWDVIHEHVDSFA; this is encoded by the coding sequence ATGGGAGTGACTGAGCGACTGCGACAGGCGATCGGCGGCGCGGCCGACTGGCTCATCGGCGTGCGCGACGTCGCGCTCGCGGCCCTGCCCTGGACCGACGCGGGCAACTCCGACCAGGTAGGGTCCTGCGCCGACCTGCCGCTGGTGATCCTTCCCGGCATCCTCGAGAACCCCCGCTACCTGCGACCGCTGATCGCCTTCCTGCGTGCCGAGGGGCACCCCGTCACGATCGTCCGATCGCTCGGCTGGAACCTGAGCGAACTGGGGTCCTCCGTCGACCGGGCCTTCGCCGAGTTGGCGGCCGCAGACGTCCAGGGTGCCGTCATCCTCGCCCATTCGAAGGGTGGGCTGATCGGCAAGGCCATGCTGCTCGATCCGCGCTCGGACAGCGTGCTGCGCGGGATGATCGCCGTCGCCACCCCATTCAACGGGTCCGTGCTGTGGAAGCGTGCCCAGGCGAGTGCAGCTGTGAAGCGATCCCCACTCGGGCTGTTCCACCCCGAACACGTCGACCTCGCCAGGCTGGCCCTCGAGCAGGGCATCAACGACAAGATCGTCTCCCTCGCCCCGCGCTACGACCAGGTCGTGCCGGGTGGGTCACGCCTCGAAGGGGCCGTGAATGCGACGCTCCCGGTCGCCGGGCATTTCCGCTCCGTGCGCGACCGGGAGTCGTGGGACGTCATCCACGAGCACGTGGACTCGTTCGCCTGA
- a CDS encoding DEAD/DEAH box helicase family protein: protein MELRRHQREALEAIATSQDQRHWVVLPPGAGKTLVGVAAASGWERPVVAFGPNQAIVTQWRSAWESHTGTAASSDRDLPTGFTALTYQSLAVFDSDSDEPSPTARLHPNGRALVRRLHDLGPLTLILDECHHLLEVWGSLLDEIIAELPDATVIALTATPPELLTAAQAERVDRLFGSITYQAGIPALVAEGDLAPFAELAWFTTPTARESEWLDARAVRAAELVTELTGVDLKVPFLSWIALHDFRDFEPLVGDAVVRLALAGHLDLPEHAHVSERHRRDVTLEDWLTVADRWLQALSALGGAEAAFERRIAALLPGVGYRMTRKGLRPGQPLVDRVLSRSASKSLAAAEIVAQTVASDTDSRLLVLTDFANATALPADLDGVLEPQSGSARWLLEALVTDERIAAARPVMVTGTSIGAGASVLRALLPDERVEGEGVVVLEGTSSSRWLAAATGALNRGWTRCLVGTRGLLGEGWDARAVTGVIDLTSATTSTAIVQTRGRSLRSDPLHPDKVAVNWTVTCVAADRPQGDADYRRLVRKHTGWFAVDEEGDVVDGVAHLSSRLTPEAPPPWPKQLNAASLERALDHEPVRNAWDAVDPLREHPVATLRIVGDRAPVPVGVPAVPERTARETALPYAVGIGVGALSLLGTAVGLVAAPVTVVIIAIMITLFWVAGWRGAVERNRRLQRAPSTSDYARAVADALAAAGLSSVGAEGVVVEVTAGGETRIRLEARPNVPGFAAEGSTRASAEALDEAVTELFTTSLAEVLGPLEQPRYLISRPVWEPRPPSLADGFRTREADREVWHQVPTAFGVSRVMADLFAEAWSRHVAEGQRAVFAGASEGAALLRALRWSSPFGDAAGLSIVERRHW, encoded by the coding sequence GTGGAGTTGAGGCGCCACCAGCGCGAGGCGCTCGAGGCCATCGCCACCTCGCAGGACCAACGGCACTGGGTGGTGCTGCCGCCGGGCGCGGGCAAGACGCTCGTCGGTGTCGCGGCCGCCTCGGGGTGGGAGCGCCCCGTCGTGGCGTTCGGCCCGAACCAGGCGATCGTCACGCAGTGGCGCTCGGCATGGGAGTCCCACACGGGCACAGCGGCGAGCTCCGACCGCGACCTTCCCACCGGGTTCACAGCCCTGACCTACCAGTCGCTCGCGGTGTTCGACTCCGACTCCGACGAGCCGTCCCCGACGGCGCGCCTGCACCCGAACGGCCGGGCCCTCGTCCGGCGGCTGCACGACCTCGGGCCACTCACGCTCATCCTCGATGAGTGCCACCATCTTCTCGAGGTTTGGGGAAGCCTCCTCGACGAGATCATCGCCGAACTGCCCGATGCCACCGTCATCGCGTTGACCGCCACCCCGCCGGAACTGTTGACGGCGGCCCAGGCCGAGCGGGTCGACCGGCTGTTCGGCTCGATCACCTATCAGGCAGGAATCCCGGCGCTGGTCGCTGAGGGAGACCTCGCCCCGTTCGCCGAACTCGCCTGGTTCACGACCCCCACCGCCCGGGAGAGCGAGTGGCTCGACGCCCGGGCCGTCAGGGCTGCGGAACTGGTCACCGAACTGACCGGCGTCGACCTGAAGGTCCCGTTCCTGAGCTGGATCGCCCTGCACGACTTCCGCGACTTCGAGCCGCTGGTCGGCGACGCCGTCGTGCGTCTCGCCCTCGCTGGCCACCTCGACCTGCCGGAGCATGCACACGTCTCCGAGCGGCACCGGCGCGACGTGACGCTCGAGGACTGGCTGACCGTCGCGGACCGATGGCTCCAGGCGCTGTCGGCGCTCGGCGGTGCGGAGGCGGCCTTCGAGCGCAGGATCGCCGCGCTGCTTCCCGGGGTCGGCTACCGGATGACGCGAAAGGGCCTGCGCCCCGGCCAGCCTCTCGTCGACCGGGTGCTGAGCCGCAGCGCGTCCAAGTCCCTGGCCGCCGCGGAGATCGTCGCGCAGACGGTCGCCTCCGATACCGACTCCCGGCTGCTCGTGCTGACGGACTTCGCCAACGCGACCGCCCTGCCCGCCGACCTCGACGGGGTGCTCGAACCGCAGTCCGGTTCGGCGCGCTGGCTGCTCGAAGCCCTCGTCACCGACGAACGCATCGCGGCCGCCCGGCCGGTGATGGTGACGGGGACGAGCATCGGCGCCGGGGCGTCGGTGTTGCGAGCGCTGCTTCCTGACGAACGCGTCGAAGGCGAGGGCGTCGTCGTGCTGGAGGGGACCTCGTCATCGCGCTGGCTGGCCGCGGCGACCGGTGCGCTGAATCGCGGCTGGACCAGGTGCCTCGTCGGGACCCGTGGCCTGCTCGGCGAGGGGTGGGACGCGCGGGCGGTGACCGGCGTGATCGACCTGACGTCGGCCACCACGTCGACGGCGATCGTGCAGACCCGGGGCCGTTCCCTGCGCAGCGATCCGCTCCACCCGGACAAGGTCGCCGTGAACTGGACGGTGACCTGCGTAGCCGCGGACCGACCGCAGGGAGATGCGGACTACCGCAGGCTCGTGCGTAAGCACACCGGCTGGTTCGCCGTCGACGAGGAGGGTGACGTCGTCGACGGCGTCGCCCACCTGAGCTCACGCCTGACCCCTGAGGCGCCGCCGCCGTGGCCGAAGCAGCTCAACGCGGCCTCCTTGGAGCGTGCGCTCGACCATGAGCCCGTCCGGAACGCCTGGGACGCCGTCGACCCGCTGCGCGAGCATCCGGTGGCGACGCTGAGGATCGTCGGGGACCGCGCACCCGTTCCGGTCGGCGTGCCCGCGGTGCCCGAGAGGACGGCGCGGGAGACGGCTCTGCCCTACGCGGTGGGCATCGGGGTCGGCGCGCTCTCGTTGCTCGGCACGGCCGTCGGGCTGGTCGCGGCACCCGTGACCGTTGTCATCATCGCCATCATGATCACGCTGTTCTGGGTCGCCGGCTGGCGGGGAGCCGTTGAACGCAACCGGAGGCTCCAGCGCGCGCCCTCAACCTCCGACTACGCACGGGCGGTCGCCGACGCCCTGGCCGCCGCAGGGCTCTCCTCCGTCGGGGCGGAGGGCGTCGTGGTCGAGGTCACGGCGGGCGGCGAGACGCGGATCCGGTTGGAGGCTCGCCCCAACGTGCCCGGCTTCGCGGCCGAGGGGTCGACCCGGGCCTCCGCGGAGGCCCTCGACGAGGCCGTCACCGAGCTGTTCACCACATCCCTCGCCGAGGTGCTCGGCCCCCTGGAGCAGCCCCGCTACCTCATCTCCCGACCGGTCTGGGAGCCGAGGCCCCCGAGCCTGGCCGACGGCTTCCGGACGCGCGAGGCGGACCGCGAGGTCTGGCACCAGGTGCCGACGGCCTTCGGCGTCTCGCGTGTGATGGCTGACCTGTTTGCGGAGGCCTGGTCCCGTCACGTCGCGGAAGGTCAGAGGGCCGTGTTCGCCGGCGCGAGCGAGGGTGCCGCGCTGCTCCGGGCGCTGCGCTGGTCGAGCCCCTTCGGAGACGCCGCAGGCCTGTCGATCGTCGAGCGCAGACACTGGTGA